One Fontisphaera persica DNA window includes the following coding sequences:
- a CDS encoding universal stress protein encodes MPSTPTPATPIGFRHILFCTDFSPGADHAFDTALRLALLSPDTQLTLLHVIPETEAQFWKSYIYEVDHVDAKAQHDIHAKIKSAYLSRLPAGRHMKIELRIGQAAEKVLALAQERGVDLIVVGREGGGRLTQALFGRTAEKIVRKARCPVLVIPHGS; translated from the coding sequence ATGCCCAGCACCCCCACCCCCGCAACGCCCATCGGCTTTCGCCATATTTTATTTTGCACGGACTTCTCCCCCGGCGCCGACCACGCCTTCGACACCGCCCTGCGCCTGGCGCTGTTGTCGCCGGACACGCAATTGACCCTGCTCCACGTCATTCCCGAAACCGAGGCGCAATTCTGGAAATCCTACATTTACGAAGTGGACCATGTGGACGCGAAGGCTCAGCATGACATCCATGCCAAAATCAAGTCGGCCTACCTCTCGCGCCTGCCCGCAGGCCGGCACATGAAGATTGAGCTGCGCATTGGTCAGGCCGCCGAAAAAGTGCTGGCGCTGGCCCAGGAGCGCGGCGTGGATTTGATCGTGGTGGGACGCGAGGGCGGCGGGCGCCTGACGCAGGCGTTGTTTGGGCGCACCGCGGAAAAAATTGTGCGCAAAGCCCGCTGCCCGGTGCTGGTCATTCCCCATGGCTCCTGA
- a CDS encoding GYF domain-containing protein, translating to MYKIIGADGREYGPVSAEEIKQWIREGRAVTNTKAQAVGTVEWRDLRDFPEFAGCFGASPPPPPTATAAPPGGAMPPVGVVTVDPRQEAEAIIARGIHFSIGDCLSRGWQLVMSDFWPVVGVSALILVILAGTNAAYVGLLINGPLLGGLYYYFLKKIRGQSAALGDAFAGFSLAFLQLFLLNLISGIFISLGLVLCLIPGIYLAVAYYFIYPLLIDRRLEFWPTMEICRRVVTSIWWQALVFVLVMALVNLAGALALCVGIFISFPVTIAATCYAYESIFNGRQPTT from the coding sequence ATGTATAAAATCATTGGCGCTGACGGCAGGGAGTACGGCCCCGTTTCCGCTGAGGAAATCAAGCAGTGGATTCGTGAGGGTCGCGCAGTAACCAACACCAAGGCTCAAGCGGTCGGGACCGTGGAATGGAGGGATTTGCGTGACTTTCCGGAGTTCGCCGGCTGTTTTGGGGCGTCCCCCCCCCCGCCGCCAACCGCTACAGCCGCGCCCCCCGGGGGTGCCATGCCCCCCGTCGGCGTGGTCACAGTGGACCCCAGGCAGGAGGCCGAAGCGATTATTGCGCGGGGCATTCATTTTTCCATTGGCGATTGTTTAAGCCGCGGCTGGCAACTGGTGATGTCCGATTTCTGGCCGGTGGTGGGGGTGTCGGCGCTTATTCTTGTCATCCTCGCCGGCACCAATGCGGCCTATGTGGGGCTGCTGATTAATGGTCCTTTGCTCGGCGGCCTTTATTATTATTTCCTGAAAAAAATTCGTGGCCAGTCGGCGGCGTTGGGTGACGCGTTTGCCGGTTTTTCACTGGCTTTTTTACAGTTGTTTTTACTGAATTTAATCTCCGGTATCTTTATTTCGCTGGGTTTGGTGCTGTGCCTCATCCCCGGCATCTATCTGGCGGTGGCATATTACTTTATCTATCCTTTGTTAATAGACCGCAGGCTTGAATTTTGGCCGACGATGGAGATTTGCCGGCGGGTGGTGACCTCGATATGGTGGCAAGCATTGGTCTTTGTGCTGGTCATGGCGTTGGTGAACCTGGCCGGGGCGCTCGCCTTATGCGTGGGCATTTTTATCAGTTTCCCGGTGACGATTGCCGCCACCTGCTATGCCTATGAGTCTATTTTCAACGGACGACAACCCACCACCTGA
- a CDS encoding TRAP transporter small permease, producing the protein MRGVVLALAAISGLSLMLMVALTCAEVILRTAFNAPIKGSVDIIGLLCALAMACALPYTSAIKGHVAVEYFFLKLGRRGRIITDTCTRLILAAFFVLLGVYLARYGHDLYTTGQVSQTVQLPLFWLPYVMAFCCWVMVAIKFYHIFHPGQSLLKP; encoded by the coding sequence TTGCGCGGAGTAGTGTTGGCGCTGGCCGCCATTTCCGGCCTTAGCCTGATGCTCATGGTGGCCCTCACCTGCGCAGAAGTCATCCTGCGCACCGCCTTCAATGCTCCCATCAAAGGCTCGGTGGACATCATCGGCTTGCTCTGCGCCCTGGCCATGGCCTGCGCCCTCCCTTACACCTCCGCCATCAAGGGACACGTGGCGGTCGAGTATTTCTTCCTCAAACTCGGCCGCCGGGGCCGCATCATCACGGACACCTGTACCCGCCTGATTCTGGCGGCTTTCTTCGTGCTGCTGGGAGTGTACCTGGCACGTTATGGGCATGACCTTTATACCACCGGCCAAGTCAGCCAGACCGTGCAACTCCCGCTGTTCTGGCTGCCTTATGTCATGGCCTTCTGCTGCTGGGTCATGGTGGCCATCAAATTTTATCACATCTTCCATCCCGGCCAGTCCTTGCTCAAACCATGA
- a CDS encoding galactokinase, with product MKRRLPPRATLEAQQAFKQAFGYRAAFTVSAPAVVELLGHHAEAHEGLALMAAIGRFVQMAASPRPDGKIELACAGHSGTECFWLSELKFNPAASWADPIKAVLMELRRHGVPFRGFNLAVHDGIPAQAGLGEVAAWQAAAALLVRKLYPFRLTDTGCLNRPPARDRYGQVPPPAQPERLALARMTHRASRSLSGVRSSLVEHLTVFCGRAYHALTVDCRHHSVETLPLLGQAALVICPSGVQGEDSAAQVQVRERAGHSAAQKLRARSLRAVNWAVLKEGRMHLNDLEFACAYHQVGETARVVFAERALREGDFLQFGQYLTQSHESARDFLQISCPEVDWLVEQALAQPGCLGARLAGPGFGGATVNLVTWNQYEAFVKKMAALYERYTGRRIQPLACPVVDGVE from the coding sequence GTGAAACGCCGATTGCCACCCCGCGCCACCCTGGAAGCCCAACAGGCTTTCAAGCAAGCTTTTGGGTACCGGGCCGCGTTCACTGTTTCTGCGCCAGCGGTCGTCGAGTTGCTGGGGCATCATGCGGAAGCGCACGAGGGGCTGGCTTTGATGGCGGCCATTGGGCGGTTTGTCCAAATGGCGGCGTCGCCGCGGCCTGACGGCAAAATTGAACTGGCGTGCGCCGGGCATTCCGGCACGGAATGTTTCTGGCTCAGCGAGCTCAAGTTTAATCCAGCGGCCTCGTGGGCTGACCCCATCAAGGCGGTGTTGATGGAATTGCGGCGGCATGGGGTGCCTTTTCGCGGGTTTAATCTGGCGGTGCATGACGGCATTCCCGCCCAGGCCGGCCTGGGCGAAGTGGCCGCGTGGCAGGCGGCGGCCGCCCTTTTGGTGCGCAAGTTATATCCCTTTCGTTTAACGGACACGGGTTGCCTGAACCGTCCGCCTGCGCGGGACCGTTATGGGCAGGTGCCGCCGCCGGCCCAGCCCGAGCGCCTGGCGCTGGCGCGCATGACCCACCGCGCCAGCCGGTCTTTGAGCGGCGTGCGTTCGAGTTTGGTTGAGCATCTGACGGTCTTTTGCGGGCGGGCCTATCATGCGCTGACGGTGGACTGCCGGCATCACTCGGTGGAAACGCTGCCTTTGCTGGGGCAGGCGGCGCTGGTGATCTGTCCCTCGGGCGTCCAGGGAGAAGACAGCGCGGCCCAGGTGCAGGTCCGCGAGCGGGCTGGTCATTCTGCCGCGCAAAAGTTGCGTGCGCGCAGCCTGCGGGCGGTGAATTGGGCCGTGCTCAAGGAGGGCCGGATGCACTTGAATGATCTGGAATTTGCCTGCGCGTACCACCAGGTCGGCGAGACGGCGCGAGTGGTCTTCGCCGAGCGGGCTTTGCGCGAGGGAGATTTCTTGCAGTTTGGCCAGTATCTGACCCAAAGCCACGAGAGCGCACGGGATTTCCTGCAAATCTCGTGTCCAGAAGTGGATTGGCTGGTGGAGCAGGCCCTGGCACAGCCGGGATGCCTGGGGGCGCGGCTGGCCGGGCCGGGTTTTGGGGGGGCCACCGTGAATCTGGTGACTTGGAATCAGTACGAGGCCTTTGTCAAAAAAATGGCGGCGCTCTACGAGCGCTACACCGGGCGGCGCATTCAGCCTCTGGCCTGTCCGGTGGTGGATGGGGTGGAGTGA
- a CDS encoding NUDIX hydrolase: protein MIQPWPVQYSKFLGNFRVFNLHAETKTSPLDGRAHEFIVLQCPDWVNVVAVTPDERVILVEQFRHGSKTIELEIPGGVTDASDASPVAAGLRELQEETGYGGDHARVIGRVYPNPAIMTNTCHTVLVENCVRRFETRFDPCEDLRTHLVPVAEIPALVAAGRIRHSLVVAALYHYELHRRGLSSAP, encoded by the coding sequence ATGATCCAGCCCTGGCCCGTTCAATACTCCAAGTTTCTCGGCAACTTCCGCGTGTTCAACCTGCACGCGGAGACCAAGACCTCGCCCTTGGACGGACGCGCGCATGAATTCATAGTCCTCCAATGCCCGGATTGGGTGAATGTGGTGGCGGTGACGCCGGATGAGCGGGTCATCCTGGTGGAGCAGTTCCGGCATGGCTCCAAAACAATTGAGCTGGAAATTCCCGGCGGTGTCACGGATGCATCGGATGCTTCACCCGTGGCAGCGGGGTTGCGTGAGCTGCAGGAGGAGACCGGTTACGGAGGGGATCATGCGCGCGTCATTGGGCGCGTGTATCCCAACCCCGCCATCATGACCAACACCTGCCACACGGTGCTGGTGGAGAATTGTGTGCGGCGATTTGAGACGCGGTTTGATCCATGCGAAGACTTGCGCACGCACCTGGTGCCGGTCGCGGAAATTCCGGCTTTGGTGGCGGCGGGGCGCATCCGGCATTCGCTGGTGGTGGCGGCGTTGTATCACTATGAATTGCACCGCCGCGGGCTGTCATCGGCCCCTTGA
- the purE gene encoding 5-(carboxyamino)imidazole ribonucleotide mutase, with amino-acid sequence MSEPRKPLVGVIMGSHSDWEVMQHTVKQLEALGVPCEARVISAHRTPDVLFEYASTAAARGLEIIIAAAGGAAHLAGVTAAKTSLPVLGVPMESASLKGLDSLLSMVQMPGGVPVGTLAIGKPGAINAALLATAILGNKYPEFRAAYEQFRRQQTEKGAANQIPGKA; translated from the coding sequence ATGAGCGAGCCGCGAAAACCGTTGGTAGGCGTGATTATGGGCAGTCACTCCGACTGGGAGGTGATGCAGCATACCGTCAAACAGCTTGAGGCGCTGGGCGTGCCATGCGAAGCGCGGGTGATTAGTGCGCACCGTACCCCCGATGTTTTGTTTGAATACGCCTCCACCGCCGCGGCCCGCGGGTTGGAAATCATCATTGCCGCCGCCGGCGGCGCCGCGCACCTCGCTGGCGTGACCGCCGCCAAGACGTCCCTCCCCGTCCTGGGAGTGCCGATGGAATCCGCTTCGCTCAAGGGCTTGGACTCGCTGCTGAGCATGGTGCAAATGCCCGGCGGTGTGCCGGTGGGGACCCTTGCCATTGGCAAGCCGGGCGCCATCAATGCCGCCCTTTTGGCCACCGCCATCCTGGGCAACAAGTACCCCGAATTCCGGGCTGCTTACGAACAATTCCGCCGCCAACAGACGGAAAAAGGCGCGGCAAACCAAATTCCGGGCAAGGCCTGA
- a CDS encoding MBL fold metallo-hydrolase: MRVTNLNPDTAIGASAWLVEVDGHRLLMDAGIHPKRDGREALPLFDRVKDLEVDAIAVSHCHHDHVGALPVALRYWPKAHVLLTELSYFLAERVLHNSVNVMKRQRDELGIKDYPLYSHDEVDEIEPLFQGFRYNREIEWAAFHKMRSGFTSPTVEFFDAGHALGAAGMLVRGKKESLFYTGDVAFHDQTILRGARFEDVQAEVLILETTRGGRQVPAGYSRAAEIERFSQALVEALKRKAAILIPTFALGRTQEMLALLALLMRSGRIKSQPVYIGGLGRVFTEIYDLQARRTHRQHANLLLHEALNLVVLDSQQAREMRLSGGRLFVLTSGMMNEGTASHDLALRMIGDERQAIFFVGYADPDTPAGRLKASRPGDKFLFSASGGEVTHRCQVMDFDLTAHAEREDLVEFVGQVGPRVVILAHGDEVARQWFAAQIARRYPKTKVLQPGPGETVEV; encoded by the coding sequence ATGCGAGTGACCAACTTGAATCCCGACACCGCCATTGGCGCCAGCGCGTGGCTGGTGGAGGTGGACGGCCACCGGCTCTTGATGGATGCCGGCATTCACCCCAAACGTGACGGGCGCGAGGCGCTGCCGTTGTTTGACCGGGTCAAAGACCTGGAAGTGGACGCGATTGCCGTCAGTCATTGTCATCACGACCACGTGGGGGCGCTGCCGGTGGCCTTGCGGTATTGGCCCAAGGCGCATGTGCTGCTGACCGAGTTGAGTTATTTTCTGGCCGAGCGCGTGCTACACAACTCGGTCAACGTGATGAAACGCCAGCGCGACGAGCTGGGGATCAAGGATTATCCATTGTACTCGCATGATGAAGTGGACGAAATCGAGCCGCTGTTTCAGGGGTTTCGTTACAATCGGGAAATCGAATGGGCCGCCTTTCACAAGATGCGCAGCGGTTTTACCTCGCCCACGGTGGAGTTTTTTGACGCGGGGCATGCCCTGGGCGCGGCGGGCATGCTGGTGCGTGGAAAAAAGGAAAGCCTGTTTTACACGGGGGACGTGGCCTTTCATGATCAGACCATCCTGCGCGGCGCGCGGTTTGAAGATGTGCAGGCCGAGGTGCTGATTTTGGAGACCACCCGCGGGGGGCGCCAGGTGCCGGCGGGTTACAGCCGGGCGGCGGAAATCGAACGTTTCAGTCAGGCGCTCGTGGAGGCGCTGAAACGGAAGGCGGCCATCCTGATTCCCACCTTTGCCCTGGGGCGCACGCAGGAAATGCTGGCCCTGCTGGCGCTGCTCATGCGCAGCGGCCGGATCAAATCGCAGCCGGTTTATATTGGGGGATTGGGACGGGTCTTCACCGAGATTTACGATTTGCAGGCCCGGCGCACCCATCGCCAGCACGCGAATCTGCTGCTGCATGAAGCGCTGAACCTGGTGGTGTTGGATAGCCAACAGGCGCGTGAAATGCGGCTGAGCGGCGGGCGGCTTTTCGTGCTGACCTCGGGCATGATGAACGAAGGCACGGCGTCCCACGACCTGGCGCTGCGCATGATTGGCGATGAGCGCCAGGCCATTTTCTTCGTGGGCTATGCCGACCCTGACACGCCCGCCGGCCGGCTGAAGGCCTCGCGCCCGGGCGACAAATTTCTATTCAGCGCCAGCGGCGGAGAGGTGACCCACCGGTGCCAGGTCATGGATTTTGACCTCACCGCCCACGCGGAACGGGAGGATTTGGTGGAGTTTGTGGGCCAAGTCGGGCCGCGGGTGGTCATTCTGGCGCATGGCGACGAAGTTGCCCGCCAGTGGTTTGCGGCCCAAATCGCCCGCCGTTACCCCAAGACCAAGGTCCTGCAACCTGGCCCCGGCGAGACGGTGGAAGTTTGA
- a CDS encoding 4a-hydroxytetrahydrobiopterin dehydratase, producing the protein MNELTPQEVAQSLATLKDWQKRAAVLERQYVFQDFPTAITFVNRVAEAAEKAWHHPDIDIRWNKVVLTLTTHDAGGLTRKDFELAAVCDALARDLPGPRAAGT; encoded by the coding sequence ATGAACGAACTGACACCGCAAGAAGTAGCTCAATCGCTGGCCACATTAAAGGATTGGCAGAAGCGCGCTGCGGTCTTGGAGCGCCAGTATGTTTTTCAGGACTTTCCCACCGCCATCACGTTTGTGAACCGGGTGGCCGAAGCTGCGGAGAAGGCGTGGCATCATCCGGATATAGACATTCGCTGGAACAAGGTGGTATTGACGCTGACCACCCATGATGCCGGTGGTTTGACCCGCAAAGATTTCGAACTGGCCGCCGTCTGCGATGCCCTGGCCCGCGATTTGCCCGGGCCGCGCGCTGCCGGGACGTGA
- a CDS encoding TRAP transporter substrate-binding protein, translating into MKTLNWRQGGGLFLAVVVGIFTPGCNKKTETEAPPAKGEVITLSYSVFFPPTHVQAQTAVAWAAEIEKRSGGRVKINVVPGGALTPAAQCYEGVEKGISDIGMSCFAYTRGRFPLLEALDLPLGYPSGATATRLANDMVAKFNPGEISGVKVLYIHAHGPGILASKKPVRRLEDFKGLKVRATGLSAMIVESLGGTPVALPQPETYEALQKGVVDATLCPLETLKGWKQGEVIQYVVDTSKIGYTTAMFVVMNQSKWQKLPPDVQKIFADVSQEYIAKHGAAWDAADREGREFVAGLKKEFIELPPAEIQRMREAVQKVLNDYIQRAKSKNLPGDQLVAELQKRLSQ; encoded by the coding sequence ATGAAAACCCTTAATTGGCGGCAAGGTGGCGGGTTGTTCTTGGCAGTAGTGGTGGGAATCTTCACCCCCGGTTGCAACAAGAAAACGGAAACCGAAGCGCCGCCGGCCAAAGGCGAAGTCATTACGCTGAGTTACAGCGTCTTCTTCCCGCCCACCCACGTGCAGGCCCAAACCGCGGTGGCCTGGGCGGCGGAAATTGAAAAGCGCAGCGGCGGGCGGGTCAAAATTAACGTGGTCCCCGGGGGCGCCCTGACCCCTGCCGCCCAATGCTACGAAGGCGTGGAAAAAGGCATTTCCGACATTGGCATGAGCTGTTTTGCCTATACCCGCGGGCGTTTCCCCCTCCTCGAAGCCCTGGACCTGCCCCTCGGTTACCCCAGCGGCGCCACCGCTACGCGTCTGGCTAATGACATGGTGGCCAAATTCAACCCGGGGGAAATCTCCGGCGTGAAAGTTTTGTATATCCATGCCCACGGGCCGGGCATCCTGGCCTCCAAGAAACCCGTGCGCCGGCTCGAGGACTTTAAGGGCTTGAAAGTGCGCGCCACGGGATTGTCGGCGATGATTGTGGAAAGCCTGGGCGGCACGCCGGTGGCCTTGCCGCAACCAGAAACCTATGAGGCGCTGCAAAAAGGAGTGGTGGACGCCACGCTTTGCCCCCTGGAAACCTTGAAGGGATGGAAGCAGGGCGAGGTCATTCAATACGTGGTGGATACCTCCAAGATTGGCTACACCACCGCCATGTTTGTGGTGATGAATCAGAGCAAATGGCAAAAACTCCCGCCCGACGTGCAGAAAATTTTTGCCGACGTCAGCCAGGAATACATTGCCAAACATGGGGCGGCCTGGGACGCCGCAGACCGCGAAGGGCGTGAATTTGTGGCGGGCTTGAAAAAGGAATTCATCGAGTTGCCCCCCGCTGAAATCCAGCGCATGCGCGAGGCCGTGCAGAAAGTGCTGAATGACTATATCCAGCGCGCCAAAAGCAAAAATCTGCCCGGCGACCAGTTGGTAGCCGAGCTGCAGAAACGGCTGAGCCAGTGA
- a CDS encoding TRAP transporter large permease, whose protein sequence is MSPTEISLLGIGLLLFLLVSSMPVGLAMAVAGIVGFAVMTSPEAALNMAAAEFFGTFSKYDLSTIPLFILMGQVAFHTGISQGLFHAAYRWLGHWRGGLAMSTVGACAAFGAICGSGPATAATMAAVALPEMRRYKYSMELATGCVAAGGSLGMMIPPSIVFIVYAILTQQSIGKLFIAGVAPGIFTAILFCLAIALVCRHRPEMGPAGETSSWRERLISLKDIIEILVIFVAVMGSMFAGYCTATEAAAIGAAATLGVGWFKKRLTWAALKQCLWETIRTSCMVIVIVAGALIFGRFLAVTHTPAALAEWIGHLPLPPWGIMAAIILFYLVAGCFVDALALNLLTIPIFYPVVVALHFDLIWFGVIIVLVTQMGVITPPVGVNAYVVSGMARDVPLPLIFRGALPFLVCLLVVAALMVIFPQGVLFLPSLLE, encoded by the coding sequence ATGAGTCCTACAGAAATCAGCTTGTTGGGCATAGGGTTGCTGCTGTTCTTGCTGGTCTCCAGCATGCCCGTAGGCCTGGCCATGGCAGTGGCCGGCATCGTGGGTTTTGCCGTGATGACCAGTCCGGAAGCCGCCCTGAACATGGCGGCGGCGGAATTTTTTGGGACCTTCTCCAAATATGACCTCTCCACCATTCCCCTCTTTATTTTAATGGGTCAGGTGGCCTTTCATACCGGGATTTCACAAGGTTTGTTTCACGCCGCCTATCGCTGGCTGGGCCACTGGCGCGGCGGACTGGCCATGTCCACTGTGGGCGCGTGCGCCGCTTTTGGCGCCATCTGCGGCAGCGGCCCCGCCACGGCCGCCACCATGGCCGCCGTGGCTCTGCCGGAAATGCGGCGATACAAATACAGCATGGAACTGGCCACCGGCTGCGTGGCCGCCGGGGGGTCCCTGGGCATGATGATACCGCCCAGCATTGTGTTCATCGTTTATGCCATCCTGACCCAACAATCCATTGGCAAATTGTTTATTGCCGGGGTGGCGCCGGGCATCTTCACCGCCATTCTTTTTTGCCTGGCCATTGCCCTGGTATGCCGGCATCGTCCGGAAATGGGTCCGGCAGGTGAAACCTCTTCCTGGCGCGAGCGATTGATTTCACTGAAGGACATCATTGAAATCCTGGTGATCTTCGTTGCCGTCATGGGCTCCATGTTTGCCGGGTATTGCACCGCCACCGAGGCCGCAGCCATCGGAGCCGCGGCCACCCTGGGGGTGGGCTGGTTCAAAAAGCGCCTGACCTGGGCGGCCCTCAAACAATGTCTCTGGGAAACCATCCGCACCTCCTGCATGGTCATCGTGATTGTGGCTGGCGCGCTGATTTTCGGCCGGTTTCTCGCCGTGACCCATACCCCGGCAGCCCTGGCCGAATGGATCGGACATCTGCCACTGCCGCCGTGGGGCATCATGGCAGCCATCATCCTCTTTTACCTCGTGGCCGGCTGCTTTGTGGATGCCCTGGCGCTCAACCTGCTGACCATCCCCATTTTCTATCCGGTGGTGGTGGCGCTCCACTTTGACCTGATTTGGTTTGGCGTGATTATTGTGCTGGTCACGCAAATGGGAGTCATCACCCCGCCCGTCGGCGTGAACGCTTATGTGGTCAGCGGCATGGCGCGCGATGTCCCCCTGCCGCTCATTTTTCGGGGCGCCCTGCCCTTCCTGGTCTGCCTCCTGGTGGTGGCGGCCCTCATGGTTATATTCCCCCAAGGGGTGCTTTTCCTGCCGTCTTTGCTCGAATAA